One Eurosta solidaginis isolate ZX-2024a chromosome 5, ASM4086904v1, whole genome shotgun sequence DNA segment encodes these proteins:
- the LOC137251634 gene encoding uncharacterized protein yields MSDSSEEQTIQNYYDVALELVMKCGPVASEGYEQAKTDYQTKDAFYDFVTVYDKKVEDLLIAGLKKAFPETQFIGEEDIATNKSEPELTDAPTWIIDPIDGTTNFIRRFPNWCISVGLAIRKELVVGIVYIPVLNEMYSAWKGHGAYLNGQRISVSKCTKIQDAVFGTELSLIQRPPIHDKQIKRICKLTSNCSGCRSIGSAAVSLCYVARGSLDCFAVDDLYPWDIAGGALIIREASGLVQHSKGGEFSILKPDCIAAATPELAKDVIDLINEADELTDFSF; encoded by the exons atgagtgACAGCAGCGAAGAGCAAACAATACAAAATTACTATGATGTTGCATTGGAATTAGTAATGAAATGTGGTCCAGTAGCATCCGAAGGCTACGAGCAAGCCAAAACAGATTATCAAACAAAAGACGCTTTCTATGATTTTGTAACGGTTTATGATAAAAAAGTTGAAGATCTGCTCATTGCTGGATTGAAGAAAGCTTTTCCTGAAACACAATTTATTGGTGAGGAAGATATAGCGACAAACAAAAGTGAACCAGAATTGACTGATGCACCAACATGGATCATAGATCCCATAGATGGTACAACAAATTTTATACGTCGTTTTCCAAATTGGTGTATATCAGTTGGTTTAGCGATTCGTAAAGAATTAGTTGTTGGTATTGTGTATATACCGGTGTTGAATGAAATGTATTCAGCATGGAAGGGACATGGCGCTTATCTAAATGGGCAACGCATTAGCGTGAGCAAATGTACAAAA ATCCAAGACGCTGTTTTTGGTACAGAACTGTCACTGATTCAACGCCCACCCATACACGATAAACAAATTAAACGAATTTGTAAATTGACATCAAATTGTAGCGG TTGTCGTAGCATTGGCAGCGCTGCTGTAAGCCTTTGCTATGTGGCTCGTGGCAGCTTGGACTGTTTTGCAGTCGACGACCTATATCCATGGGATATTGCCGGTGGTGCCTTAATAATACGTGAGGCTAGTGGATTGGTGCAACACAGTAAAGGTGgtgaattttcaatattaaaacCTGATTGTATCGCTGCAGCTACACCTGAGCTAGCCAAAGATGTGATAGATTTGATCAATGAAGCTGATGAGTTGACAGATTTTTCTTTTTAG